In Eupeodes corollae chromosome 3, idEupCoro1.1, whole genome shotgun sequence, a single genomic region encodes these proteins:
- the LOC129951951 gene encoding ral GTPase-activating protein subunit beta isoform X10, giving the protein MYSEWASLSATIAANSAEAQSSSVLNKFPASAGKEVAVSVVKQLASNLGITQNAEPSHLVKDEEVVWCMDVICFGLSLPLQEHETIKDCVNIYCEWLTAMHPNPRISVPKPICDDPNMYCRKIISHFHNLFVPRQGESADKINRQAVLCHRVLRTLQQTAQISQIMDRETWEALLLFLLAINEILLAPPTVKDDVGDQLCERVLSVLFEVWLLACVRCFPSPSLWKTLQESCALWRHRIALIEQWNRVNLALTSRLIKFMLGPTFPELKISDEDAQLIPSGITNECVAQTWYRFLRTIGNPTALCYPHIISKTSHFMQWALTRDKGAEPYQHPCLLLLPQIFLKAIKGISSQVDAYLGIYQPSHSHDENITNLMDIRSSLSDAIHGSGGSGLNHNTHHLFGFSSGGAGGSSSSKSGAGIASENSGGSSFLSGLSGNTATHALNAIIGHHHHHHSSSASNNSSASSSYGTPLTSTTSGLGSSSVGTGEHLPHSPTPPLQRRLAKSFSVAPSISQQKGLSKAALIGLTTSRSQSTQPPLTPTSGPPSSSSLNSLPSMGSEPRAQLAPNRPTCNSILHLFGEWLFEAAYIGGDSWLVNAKRQASEANKRPSSMVMENRKGSISLSHPNSSSDPANLPRSLTIDKFESGRAEAIGALCKIFCSKKTGEEILPVYLARFYMGLQQCMKIAELKECDETLASILLNSSDLFRLDLDGIHVLLPIFITALEVVLPEKDLKIKSQAMNYNKIELRRASINILLSMLTLPLHFQTLQIRDLNNGPAERSITFIQLKPRLINVLMNALQVETDAQNTHMLLGGLLLTVQDSVNFEEIEMRSDNMPSASPQPGPDTNIFSSACSERSASIASGGNVSLGAHSTTTIGGGATGGGSAATFTGGKGSVGRDSSSQHDYPSLTVSDDFPVELLQEFETASVYDNAHALFVRATYLVCHRLISSWKTDLNVSLAALELLSGLARLQIRDSARKLTNDALECKRAVKWICDYICYQCSRPPPAHSKDLHSTIVAAFQCTSAWLMQHPYLLQDQDCFKTVIEVVELGISGSKSVGKPGEPPKYKDQKELKPVSMRVRDAADILLTIIMEQVGYFPKEFRASETLSSLLDEVSLVKFCNSVDAKTLTREQAVQKFKYFVTENSTILGLLEEPLGNAEDQMPSLTLLLRSPFGRHAWYFEIRYLPRSKSGKKHAPVNPGRPVPMSDPPKVELPPQKHYPDGVEKAVPCAADYSIPTIEQMREQYGTDLMNRWDKLIENQAVLEKLAAEETLRSGETLGPAQECFPPTPVELKGTARLFLSQFGFINYEMDNKFEEIPGYRDLIALDSSRKNFIQDLNYLDKLSVRSHDTVHVFYMKSGQKTADEIIGNMNAENIKTLNHNFGRMLLTLGCPVEVEEHCGWTGSMATSWILRNTDPDAPREKIEDFRFNGKSCVLYWADVSSEIAFVVPSKWNRQKKPQTTEMAGAAAGTSTDGGCLSHSASDKSVWNEKNVSADAATSRPSSSTSTAVGQKPRTLSLELDQTKEPVPPTRRKNITKPLLIPQPPAKIFVVWIESFEDYLNFPIEDLLCYTCTGEESQVSQTPKASDCHVIFLHALQTGLLRVKLQGPSGRMSFATPLVDGMVLSRRVVGNLVRQTAHNMGKRRRLDHDGFQPPHVRRRIKVEDIVQKYKFNFSRHELVAHLFEGAT; this is encoded by the exons ATGTACTCCGAGTGGGCTTCGCTGTCTGCGACTATAGCGGCCAATAGTGCCGAAGCACAGTCGTCTAGTGTCCTTAATAAATTCCCAGCTTCGGCCGGCAAGGAAGTTGCTGTTTCGGTTGTCAAGCAGCTGGCCTCGAATCTGGGAATAACACAAAATGCTGAACCAAGCCATTTGGTCAAAGATGAAGAG GTTGTTTGGTGCATGGACGTGATTTGTTTTGGTCTATCGCTCCCTCTGCAGGAGCACGAGACCATTAAGGACTGTGTGAACATATACTGTGAGTGGTTGACTGCCATGCATCCGAATCCGAGGATAAGTGTCCCCAAGCCGATCTGTGATGACCCGAATATGTACTGCAGAAAAATCATCAGTCACTTTCATAACCTATTTGTCCCGCGACAAGGCGAAA GTGCAGATAAAATCAATCGTCAAGCGGTCCTCTGCCATCGGGTTCTGCGGACTCTCCAACAAACTGCACAAATATCCCAGATAATGGATCGTGAGACGTGGGAAGCTTTGCTCTTGTTTCTCCTGGCAATCAACGAAATCCTCCTGGCTCCCCCCACCGTCAAAGATGATGTTGGTGATCAACTTTGTGAGCGAGTGCTGAGTGTTCTCTTTGAAGTTTGGCTCTTAGCGTGTGTCCGATGCTTCCCATCCCCATCGCTTTGGAAGACCCTTCAGGAGTCCTGTGCCCTTTGGAGACATCGAATAGCTCTGATTGAACAGTGGAATCGGGTGAATCTGGCTTTAACCTCGAGATTGATAAAATTTATGTTGGGCCCAACATTTCCAGAACTCAAAATCT CCGATGAAGATGCACAATTAATTCCAAGTGGAATAACAAATGAATGTGTTGCACAAACCTGGTATCGCTTCCTACGGACAATTGGCAACCCGACAGCGCTTTGCTATCCTCATATTATAAGCAAAACCTCTCATTTTATGCAATGGGCTCTCACTCGTGACAAAGGAGCCGAACCCTATCAACATCCTTGTCTGCTGCTTCTTCCACAAATTTTCCTCAAAGCTATAAAAGGCATTTCATCTCAGGTTGATGCGTACTTGG GTATCTATCAGCCATCACATAGTCATGATGAAAATATCACAAATCTAATGGACATTCGTTCGTCATTGAGCGATGCCATTCACGGTAGCGGTGGTTCTGGTTTAAATCATAATACGCATCATTTATTTGGTTTTAGTTCTGGTGGTGCAGGTGGTAGTAGTTCTAGTAAATCAGGAGCAGGAATCGCCTCTGAAAATAGTGGTGGTTCTTCGTTTCTTAGTGGCTTAAGTGGCAATACGGCCACACATGCACTTAATGCTATAAttggccatcatcatcatcatcattcgtcTAGTGCTAGTAATAATAGTTCTGCGTCGTCGTCGTATGGAACTCCATTGACATCAACTACATCGGGTTTAGGGAGTAGTAGTGTTGGAACTGGAGAACATTTACCACATTCACCAACGCCACCATTGCAAAGGCGTTTGGCTAAGAGTTTTAGTGTGGCGCCATCAATATCACAACAAAAGG gttTAAGTAAAGCAGCTTTGATTGGATTGACAACATCTCGATCCCAGAGTACCCAACCACCGCTTACTCCCACATCTGGACCTCCATCATCGAGTAGTTTAAATT ctcttcCATCCATGGGATCCGAACCTCGAGCACAATTGGCACCAAATCGTCCCACGTGCAATAGTATTTTACATCTTTTCGGCGAATGGTTATTCGAGGCTGCTTACATCGGTGGTGATTCGTGGTTAGTGAATGCAAAACGACAAGCTTCCGAAGCCAACAAGAGACCATCATCGATGGTAATGGAGAATCGTAAAGGAAGCATTTCCTTGTCCCATCCCAATTCTAGTAGTGATCCTGCGAATCTACCCCGAAGCCTGACCATCGATAAATTCGAATCAGGACGTGCTGAAGCTATTGGTGCGTTGTGTAAGATTTTCTGCTCCAAGAAGACAGGAGAAGAAATTCTCCCGGTCTACTTGGCCCGATTCTATATGGGCCTGCAACAGTGTATGAAAATAGCCGAACTTAAAGAATGTGATGAAACATTGGCTTCGATTTTGTTGAATTCATCAGATTTATTTCGATTGGATTTGGATGGGATTCATGTCCTGTTACCAATATTTATAACCGCCCTGGAGGTGGTTCTGCCTGAAaaggatttgaaaataaaatctcaagcGATGAATTATAACAAAATCGAACTACGAAGGGCGTCAATTAATATCCTCCTGTCGATGTTGACGCTGCCTTTGCACTTCCAGACATTACAAATTCGAGATTTGAACAATGGACCTGCAGAGAG ATCGATTACGTTCATTCAACTGAAGCCGCGCCTCATCAACGTTTTGATGAATGCCCTGCAGGTGGAAACCGATGCACAAAACACCCACATGCTGTTGGGTGGGCTTTTGCTCACTGTTCAGGACTCTGTAAATTTCGAGGAAATCGAAATGAGGTCGGACAATATGCCTTCGGCATCGCCTCAGCCAGGCCCCGACACCAACATCTTTAGCTCAG CCTGTTCGGAAAGATCAGCTTCGATAGCAAGTGGCGGAAATGTTAGTTTGGGTGCGCATAGTACAACGACAATTGGAGGTGGTGCAACAGGAGGAGGAAGTGCTGCGACTTTCACAGGTGGTAAAGGTTCAGTTGGACGTGATAGCTCCTCGCAACATGATTATCCCAGTTTGACTGTCTCCGATGATTTCCCAGTGGAATTATTACAAGAATTTGAAACAGCTTCCGTCTAtg ATAATGCACATGCTCTGTTCGTGCGGGCCACATACCTTGTGTGTCATCGATTGATTTCCTCATGGAAGACTGATCTAAATGTATCGCTGGCAGCGCTCGAGCTCCTTTCGGGGCTCGCGCGTCTTCAGATCCGGGATTCAG ccAGGAAACTAACAAACG ACGCTCTAGAATGCAAGCGAGCGGTGAAGTGGATATGCGACTACATCTGCTATCAGTGTTCGAGGCCGCCGCCTGCTCATAGCAAGGATTTGCATAGCACTATTGTGGCGGCATTCCAATGTACGTCGGCGTGGTTAATGCAACATCCGTACCTGCTGCAGGATCAAGATTGCTTTAAGACGGTGATAGAAGTTGTAGAATTGGGTATATCGGGCTCGAAGAGTGTGGGGAAACCTGGCGAGCCTCCGAAATACAAAGACCAAAAAGAATTGAAGCCCGTGTCGATGAGGGTGCGAGATGCCGCCGATATATTGCTGACAATTATCATGGAACAAGTTGGTTATTTTCCCAAAGAGTTTAGGGCATCGGAGACGCTTTCGTCGCTGTTGGACGAAGTTAGTTTGGTGAAGTTTTGTAATTCTGTCGATGCCAAAACTTTGACCAGGGAACAGGCTGTGCAGAAGTTCAAGTATTTTGTGACGGAGAACTCGACGATTCTGGGTCTGCTGGAGGAACCGCTGGGGAATGCCGAGGATCAAATGCCATCTCTAACGT TGCTTCTTCGAAGTCCCTTTGGTCGGCATGCGTGGTACTTTGAAATACGTTACCTGCCTCGGAGTAAATCGGGGAAGAAACACGCCCCCGTGAATCCAGGACGGCCGGTGCCGATGAGCGATCCTCCGAAGGTAGAGTTACCTCCGCAAAAGCACTATCCCGATGGTGTGGAGAAAGCCGTACCATGTGCGGCAGATTACTCCATACCTACTATTGAGCAAATGCGAGAACAATATGGCACTGATTTGATGAATCGTTGGGATAAGTTGATTGAAAATCAAGCGGTCTTGGAGAAGTTAGCCGCCGAAGAAACTCTAAGATCTGGGGAGACATTGGGTCCTGCTCAAGAGTGTTTTCCACCGACGCCTGTGGAACTGAAAGGAACCGCCCGTTTGTTTCTCTCACAATTTGGATTTATTAACTATGAAATGgataataaatttgaagaaattccaGGCTATAGAGATTTGATAGCTTTGGATTCGTCGCGCAAGAATTTTATCCAAGACCTAAATTATCTGGATAAGTTGAGTGTTCGAAGTCACGATACAGTTCATGTGTTCTATATGAAATCGGGACAGAAGACGGCGGATGAAATCATTGGCAATATGAATGCAGAAAACATCAAGACACTAAACCACAATTTCGGAAGGATGCTTCTGACCCTCGGCTGCCCAGTAGAGGTCGAGGAACATTGCGGGTGGACTGGATCTATGGCGACCAGCTGGATTTTGAGAAATACAGACCCCGACGCGCCTCGCGAGAAGATCGAGGATTTTCGGTTCAATGGGAAGTCATGTGTTTTATATTGGGCTGATGTTAGCTCGGAAATAGCTTTTGTAGTTCCATCCAAATGGAATCGTCAGAAAAAGCCTCAGACTACAGAAATGGCGGGGGCAGCGGCGGGTACATCGACAGATGGCGGGTGTTTATCGCATTCGGCTAGTGACAAGAGCGTTTGgaatgaaaaaaatgtctcaGCTGATGCGGCCACAAGTCGGccttcatcatcaacatcgaCTGCTGTTGGACAAAAACCCAGAACGTTATCTCTTGAATTAGACCAAACCAAGGAGCCAGTGCCACCGACGAGACGAAAAAACATTACCAAACCATTGTTGATACCCCAACCACCTGCGAAGATTTTCGTCGTTTGGATTGAGAGTTTCGAGGATTATCTCAATTTTCCAATTG aggATCTTCTTTGTTACACCTGCACTGGTGAGGAATCTCAAGTATCACAAACTCCTAAGGCCAGCGATTGTCATGTGATCTTCCTGCATGCGCTGCAAACTGGACTGCTGCGAGTTAAGTTGCAAGGTCCTAGCGGACGCATGAGCTTTGCCACTCCTCTAGTCGATGGTATGGTGCTAAGTCGGCGAGTTGTCGGTAATCTGGTGCGACAGACGGCACATAACATGGGCAAACGAAGAAGACTCGATCATGATGG attccAGCCTCCTCATGTTCGACGGCGCATCAAAGTCGAGGATATAGTccagaaatacaaatttaatttttcacgaCATGAACTGGTAGCACATCTTTTCGAGGGAGCAACGTAA
- the LOC129951951 gene encoding ral GTPase-activating protein subunit beta isoform X9, with protein MYSEWASLSATIAANSAEAQSSSVLNKFPASAGKEVAVSVVKQLASNLGITQNAEPSHLVKDEEVVWCMDVICFGLSLPLQEHETIKDCVNIYCEWLTAMHPNPRISVPKPICDDPNMYCRKIISHFHNLFVPRQGEILPFLYQPLGADKINRQAVLCHRVLRTLQQTAQISQIMDRETWEALLLFLLAINEILLAPPTVKDDVGDQLCERVLSVLFEVWLLACVRCFPSPSLWKTLQESCALWRHRIALIEQWNRVNLALTSRLIKFMLGPTFPELKISDEDAQLIPSGITNECVAQTWYRFLRTIGNPTALCYPHIISKTSHFMQWALTRDKGAEPYQHPCLLLLPQIFLKAIKGISSQVDAYLGLSKAALIGLTTSRSQSTQPPLTPTSGPPSSSSLNSLPSMGSEPRAQLAPNRPTCNSILHLFGEWLFEAAYIGGDSWLVNAKRQASEANKRPSSMVMENRKGSISLSHPNSSSDPANLPRSLTIDKFESGRAEAIGALCKIFCSKKTGEEILPVYLARFYMGLQQCMKIAELKECDETLASILLNSSDLFRLDLDGIHVLLPIFITALEVVLPEKDLKIKSQAMNYNKIELRRASINILLSMLTLPLHFQTLQIRDLNNGPAERSITFIQLKPRLINVLMNALQVETDAQNTHMLLGGLLLTVQDSVNFEEIEMRSDNMPSASPQPGPDTNIFSSACSERSASIASGGNVSLGAHSTTTIGGGATGGGSAATFTGGKGSVGRDSSSQHDYPSLTVSDDFPVELLQEFETASVYDNAHALFVRATYLVCHRLISSWKTDLNVSLAALELLSGLARLQIRDSARKLTNEQLVAIEEPSQNLTIISTDALECKRAVKWICDYICYQCSRPPPAHSKDLHSTIVAAFQCTSAWLMQHPYLLQDQDCFKTVIEVVELGISGSKSVGKPGEPPKYKDQKELKPVSMRVRDAADILLTIIMEQVGYFPKEFRASETLSSLLDEVSLVKFCNSVDAKTLTREQAVQKFKYFVTENSTILGLLEEPLGNAEDQMPSLTLLLRSPFGRHAWYFEIRYLPRSKSGKKHAPVNPGRPVPMSDPPKVELPPQKHYPDGVEKAVPCAADYSIPTIEQMREQYGTDLMNRWDKLIENQAVLEKLAAEETLRSGETLGPAQECFPPTPVELKGTARLFLSQFGFINYEMDNKFEEIPGYRDLIALDSSRKNFIQDLNYLDKLSVRSHDTVHVFYMKSGQKTADEIIGNMNAENIKTLNHNFGRMLLTLGCPVEVEEHCGWTGSMATSWILRNTDPDAPREKIEDFRFNGKSCVLYWADVSSEIAFVVPSKWNRQKKPQTTEMAGAAAGTSTDGGCLSHSASDKSVWNEKNVSADAATSRPSSSTSTAVGQKPRTLSLELDQTKEPVPPTRRKNITKPLLIPQPPAKIFVVWIESFEDYLNFPIEDLLCYTCTGEESQVSQTPKASDCHVIFLHALQTGLLRVKLQGPSGRMSFATPLVDGMVLSRRVVGNLVRQTAHNMGKRRRLDHDGFQPPHVRRRIKVEDIVQKYKFNFSRHELVAHLFEGAT; from the exons ATGTACTCCGAGTGGGCTTCGCTGTCTGCGACTATAGCGGCCAATAGTGCCGAAGCACAGTCGTCTAGTGTCCTTAATAAATTCCCAGCTTCGGCCGGCAAGGAAGTTGCTGTTTCGGTTGTCAAGCAGCTGGCCTCGAATCTGGGAATAACACAAAATGCTGAACCAAGCCATTTGGTCAAAGATGAAGAG GTTGTTTGGTGCATGGACGTGATTTGTTTTGGTCTATCGCTCCCTCTGCAGGAGCACGAGACCATTAAGGACTGTGTGAACATATACTGTGAGTGGTTGACTGCCATGCATCCGAATCCGAGGATAAGTGTCCCCAAGCCGATCTGTGATGACCCGAATATGTACTGCAGAAAAATCATCAGTCACTTTCATAACCTATTTGTCCCGCGACAAGGCGAAA TCTTACCTTTTTTGTATCAACCTTTGG GTGCAGATAAAATCAATCGTCAAGCGGTCCTCTGCCATCGGGTTCTGCGGACTCTCCAACAAACTGCACAAATATCCCAGATAATGGATCGTGAGACGTGGGAAGCTTTGCTCTTGTTTCTCCTGGCAATCAACGAAATCCTCCTGGCTCCCCCCACCGTCAAAGATGATGTTGGTGATCAACTTTGTGAGCGAGTGCTGAGTGTTCTCTTTGAAGTTTGGCTCTTAGCGTGTGTCCGATGCTTCCCATCCCCATCGCTTTGGAAGACCCTTCAGGAGTCCTGTGCCCTTTGGAGACATCGAATAGCTCTGATTGAACAGTGGAATCGGGTGAATCTGGCTTTAACCTCGAGATTGATAAAATTTATGTTGGGCCCAACATTTCCAGAACTCAAAATCT CCGATGAAGATGCACAATTAATTCCAAGTGGAATAACAAATGAATGTGTTGCACAAACCTGGTATCGCTTCCTACGGACAATTGGCAACCCGACAGCGCTTTGCTATCCTCATATTATAAGCAAAACCTCTCATTTTATGCAATGGGCTCTCACTCGTGACAAAGGAGCCGAACCCTATCAACATCCTTGTCTGCTGCTTCTTCCACAAATTTTCCTCAAAGCTATAAAAGGCATTTCATCTCAGGTTGATGCGTACTTGG gttTAAGTAAAGCAGCTTTGATTGGATTGACAACATCTCGATCCCAGAGTACCCAACCACCGCTTACTCCCACATCTGGACCTCCATCATCGAGTAGTTTAAATT ctcttcCATCCATGGGATCCGAACCTCGAGCACAATTGGCACCAAATCGTCCCACGTGCAATAGTATTTTACATCTTTTCGGCGAATGGTTATTCGAGGCTGCTTACATCGGTGGTGATTCGTGGTTAGTGAATGCAAAACGACAAGCTTCCGAAGCCAACAAGAGACCATCATCGATGGTAATGGAGAATCGTAAAGGAAGCATTTCCTTGTCCCATCCCAATTCTAGTAGTGATCCTGCGAATCTACCCCGAAGCCTGACCATCGATAAATTCGAATCAGGACGTGCTGAAGCTATTGGTGCGTTGTGTAAGATTTTCTGCTCCAAGAAGACAGGAGAAGAAATTCTCCCGGTCTACTTGGCCCGATTCTATATGGGCCTGCAACAGTGTATGAAAATAGCCGAACTTAAAGAATGTGATGAAACATTGGCTTCGATTTTGTTGAATTCATCAGATTTATTTCGATTGGATTTGGATGGGATTCATGTCCTGTTACCAATATTTATAACCGCCCTGGAGGTGGTTCTGCCTGAAaaggatttgaaaataaaatctcaagcGATGAATTATAACAAAATCGAACTACGAAGGGCGTCAATTAATATCCTCCTGTCGATGTTGACGCTGCCTTTGCACTTCCAGACATTACAAATTCGAGATTTGAACAATGGACCTGCAGAGAG ATCGATTACGTTCATTCAACTGAAGCCGCGCCTCATCAACGTTTTGATGAATGCCCTGCAGGTGGAAACCGATGCACAAAACACCCACATGCTGTTGGGTGGGCTTTTGCTCACTGTTCAGGACTCTGTAAATTTCGAGGAAATCGAAATGAGGTCGGACAATATGCCTTCGGCATCGCCTCAGCCAGGCCCCGACACCAACATCTTTAGCTCAG CCTGTTCGGAAAGATCAGCTTCGATAGCAAGTGGCGGAAATGTTAGTTTGGGTGCGCATAGTACAACGACAATTGGAGGTGGTGCAACAGGAGGAGGAAGTGCTGCGACTTTCACAGGTGGTAAAGGTTCAGTTGGACGTGATAGCTCCTCGCAACATGATTATCCCAGTTTGACTGTCTCCGATGATTTCCCAGTGGAATTATTACAAGAATTTGAAACAGCTTCCGTCTAtg ATAATGCACATGCTCTGTTCGTGCGGGCCACATACCTTGTGTGTCATCGATTGATTTCCTCATGGAAGACTGATCTAAATGTATCGCTGGCAGCGCTCGAGCTCCTTTCGGGGCTCGCGCGTCTTCAGATCCGGGATTCAG ccAGGAAACTAACAAACG AACAATTAGTAGCAATTGAAGAACCAAGTCAAAATCTAACGATCATTTCCACAGACGCTCTAGAATGCAAGCGAGCGGTGAAGTGGATATGCGACTACATCTGCTATCAGTGTTCGAGGCCGCCGCCTGCTCATAGCAAGGATTTGCATAGCACTATTGTGGCGGCATTCCAATGTACGTCGGCGTGGTTAATGCAACATCCGTACCTGCTGCAGGATCAAGATTGCTTTAAGACGGTGATAGAAGTTGTAGAATTGGGTATATCGGGCTCGAAGAGTGTGGGGAAACCTGGCGAGCCTCCGAAATACAAAGACCAAAAAGAATTGAAGCCCGTGTCGATGAGGGTGCGAGATGCCGCCGATATATTGCTGACAATTATCATGGAACAAGTTGGTTATTTTCCCAAAGAGTTTAGGGCATCGGAGACGCTTTCGTCGCTGTTGGACGAAGTTAGTTTGGTGAAGTTTTGTAATTCTGTCGATGCCAAAACTTTGACCAGGGAACAGGCTGTGCAGAAGTTCAAGTATTTTGTGACGGAGAACTCGACGATTCTGGGTCTGCTGGAGGAACCGCTGGGGAATGCCGAGGATCAAATGCCATCTCTAACGT TGCTTCTTCGAAGTCCCTTTGGTCGGCATGCGTGGTACTTTGAAATACGTTACCTGCCTCGGAGTAAATCGGGGAAGAAACACGCCCCCGTGAATCCAGGACGGCCGGTGCCGATGAGCGATCCTCCGAAGGTAGAGTTACCTCCGCAAAAGCACTATCCCGATGGTGTGGAGAAAGCCGTACCATGTGCGGCAGATTACTCCATACCTACTATTGAGCAAATGCGAGAACAATATGGCACTGATTTGATGAATCGTTGGGATAAGTTGATTGAAAATCAAGCGGTCTTGGAGAAGTTAGCCGCCGAAGAAACTCTAAGATCTGGGGAGACATTGGGTCCTGCTCAAGAGTGTTTTCCACCGACGCCTGTGGAACTGAAAGGAACCGCCCGTTTGTTTCTCTCACAATTTGGATTTATTAACTATGAAATGgataataaatttgaagaaattccaGGCTATAGAGATTTGATAGCTTTGGATTCGTCGCGCAAGAATTTTATCCAAGACCTAAATTATCTGGATAAGTTGAGTGTTCGAAGTCACGATACAGTTCATGTGTTCTATATGAAATCGGGACAGAAGACGGCGGATGAAATCATTGGCAATATGAATGCAGAAAACATCAAGACACTAAACCACAATTTCGGAAGGATGCTTCTGACCCTCGGCTGCCCAGTAGAGGTCGAGGAACATTGCGGGTGGACTGGATCTATGGCGACCAGCTGGATTTTGAGAAATACAGACCCCGACGCGCCTCGCGAGAAGATCGAGGATTTTCGGTTCAATGGGAAGTCATGTGTTTTATATTGGGCTGATGTTAGCTCGGAAATAGCTTTTGTAGTTCCATCCAAATGGAATCGTCAGAAAAAGCCTCAGACTACAGAAATGGCGGGGGCAGCGGCGGGTACATCGACAGATGGCGGGTGTTTATCGCATTCGGCTAGTGACAAGAGCGTTTGgaatgaaaaaaatgtctcaGCTGATGCGGCCACAAGTCGGccttcatcatcaacatcgaCTGCTGTTGGACAAAAACCCAGAACGTTATCTCTTGAATTAGACCAAACCAAGGAGCCAGTGCCACCGACGAGACGAAAAAACATTACCAAACCATTGTTGATACCCCAACCACCTGCGAAGATTTTCGTCGTTTGGATTGAGAGTTTCGAGGATTATCTCAATTTTCCAATTG aggATCTTCTTTGTTACACCTGCACTGGTGAGGAATCTCAAGTATCACAAACTCCTAAGGCCAGCGATTGTCATGTGATCTTCCTGCATGCGCTGCAAACTGGACTGCTGCGAGTTAAGTTGCAAGGTCCTAGCGGACGCATGAGCTTTGCCACTCCTCTAGTCGATGGTATGGTGCTAAGTCGGCGAGTTGTCGGTAATCTGGTGCGACAGACGGCACATAACATGGGCAAACGAAGAAGACTCGATCATGATGG attccAGCCTCCTCATGTTCGACGGCGCATCAAAGTCGAGGATATAGTccagaaatacaaatttaatttttcacgaCATGAACTGGTAGCACATCTTTTCGAGGGAGCAACGTAA